tcgatacagtacgaggtcgatATAGATTGATAACTTATAATGAAAAAGAATCccaatatcaaatcaaatcagtctttattgcctttgagcaacatacaatattgtatagcaaCAGTCattagcctatctactcattcacacacaatcaTACATACAAAACGTACCCCATCCAGACAAACATGCAATGGCAATATCAGATCCTGTTAAAACGTGCTtagatttcaattttaatttcccAGGCGGCTTTCCATGAATTCACCCACCGTGTAAAAAGCacctgacaccaataggcgtttaagacGAGACTTAAATTTTTctgccaatgttttaagatcctcagGGAGCCTATTAATCAATCTAACACAAGCCTGCGTAATTCACGCTGTCtcagacaaaaatcaattgtgtttgattttgagctgtttgttttcagattgatttcAGAAAAAATTGGATGCATGAATTCACTGTGACAAATGAATTGATTTCAAGCTCTAGCGCTGAATTTGCAATAATGTaaagagtcgtatcgtcagcatattgaatcacctttccattctggatcgatgAGTTTGAATTGTcaacataaatagtaaaaagcactggcccaaggatcgatccctgagggacgccatttgccattttcaattttcctgacaCATTTGAGATATGCACACACTGGTCTCTATCCTTCAAGTAGGACGAGACCCACCTGTGTGGCAGACCCCGTATTCCACATGCTCTAACTGATGCATCAGTGTCccatgatgcacgcagtcaaaagccttagagaGATCGAGAAATATACTGACCACCTTATTCCATCTCTCAAAACCATCGACAACAATATCCAAAATACTTGAAACCGcatcaattgttgatttgtttttacggaagccgaattgttcagGACACAGTATGTCAAATCTTTCCAGAAAATTTTGTAGTTGATTCAAAAAtgccttttcaaagattttgctgaaaattggcaAGATTACGATTGTGtggtaatttttggtttgatgaggATCTTCTTTCTTCAGAAGTCAGAAGTCATTTCTTAAAAATCTGAGCAATCTTTGCTGTTTTAAAATCATCCGGGTAAACTCCAGATTGAAATGAGGATTTTATCACTTTTGTTAGTGGAGTCGAGATATGCTTGGAGCATTTTTTGACTAGCCACATGGACATACCATTGTTGTCACAAGATTTCTTTGAATTTAGTCTTTGCACGATACCAGCCATCTCAGCCTCATCGACAGGGGTCAAGATCATAGACGATACCGGTTCTCTACCGAGATTGCGGGAGAGGGGTTCAGTGAAGCACGGATCACATGAACCATCTGaggcaaaatacttgttaaattcgtCAGCAATTTCTTGAGAGTcatctataagttggttttcaacgagtagtgaacattgttttgatttttgtataggatgttctcgttttacggattcatcaattattttccatgctgtttttgaaaagttgtcggtattctttaatattttgtttaattcataggcttttacaactttcttatatattcgtctataaatttttgaaaaatctttggaaattttcattgtttgtattaataaaaactgagtgataaaatttgagtttttcacgaGATGTGAGAATACCTTGTGTAATCATAGTATTCTTATGTCGCTTACTGCGTACTTTGAATTTTTGTAAGGACATGAGATATTTAAGTAATAGAGAAAGCGTTCATTAAAAGCATTGTACATTTCAATTGGCCactgaatgttattttaaaaaattccaaatttctcGCTCAAGGtgataaattaactaattaatattttgagggtttagAGCTCTTTTGACCGTAATATTTCTGCAAGCCCAGTCACCGGATCAAGTCTATTAATCACAAcctcctgagcgaagtgatcagagatggcagAATCGGACACGATAACGTCAACTTTGGGGATGTTGGTGATAACGTTGTCGATGGTTGTACTCGTCGTGGCACATACTCGTGTAGGAGAgttcactgaccaatttagaCCAAAAGATTGAAGAATATATCCCACAGCCGCCGGGTGTGGGGGTCGGTGTGGTCcagtgtgtttatatttaaatcgccaattaagagaaatagttgattgtttgaaaaaaattggtTAGCAGTTTCCAAAAAAGGATTAAATACAACTTCGGTTGTTGTTTGAACGGTATATTCCGACAATACTAACTTTTTCGgatgaatttaaattgattttaataccagcagataaaattccaaaataaatttccagagtatgaatgaatttatttttttccgaatttCAAGAGGATTGTTACAAAGATTGCCAGACCACCTCCCTTAAAATTGGAACGAAGGAAAATATGTGCCAAAATAAGGAGAGTACTGCTATAATTAATTAGCCGATAAACAAGATAGCGCTAATAAACTGAGAATGAGAGAGCCGCTACTACTGGCAGCAAGCGGGTCAGCAGATCGTGTCTCGATCAAGGGAGTGCGACGACGAGAAGTCAGAAACTAAAACACGACTGCCGAGTAATTAAATTGGTATTGGCATCTCGTGAAGGCAGTTTATTGGAGATCGTTCAAGGCATATAACGAGAACGAGAGAGAAGTGCATGAGAGAGCCGTGGGTGattgcggggggggggggggagcagtGTATTTTGAAACCCGAGTTCAATGAAAGAGGCTGTCTCTGCCAACTGTAATACCGGCATTCTTTTGTGCGCCATTTCAACTGCTTTATTCATGGTACACGAAGTACTCGTAATTTTCTAACATCATTTTGTTCggctaacaaataatttattgtttagtaaattctgatgtatatatagatattttctaCGGCACTACTAAATATATCAAGAATGAGTAAttagcttaatttaaatttaataaaaaaaaaatacactatttattCTGCGTCAAAGGAGACGGAGAAATCCTAAAAATATTGCCGTGCTTAAATTTTAAGAAGCAAacctgtttttaatatttcatggcCATCGACATGTACATCCATGGCCATCGACATGTACATAACCATGGCCATCGACATGTACATCCATGGCCATCGACATGTACATCCATGGCCTTCAAATCGTTTTAGAACGGTCGTCATTCCTTTAGTGTTAACTgcacataaatatttaacaaccaCGTATGTGCCTATCTTGAAGAGAGATACAGACTCGTGCCATAAAACTTGGGGATTAGATTAGACAAGCAACGTTTTACTGATAAGtgaaatttactgtttttgtCACTCACTTAATATAGAAGGTGTTTTACATAACATAATAGGTtcagtttattaaattactattttaggtttttataattGCCTGTCAAAGAAGTTCATGATCATATTTGTCTTACCTatatctatttattaattatttttattgtctaCTTCTTGTGTAGAACACAGCTTGTAACAATTATATTTGTGGCatcaatgttttaaaactctcaacatttaatactttttttgtcttgcttacaatgaatatattaaacaagGTTTAGTTTGGAAATTGTGTTGTTCAAAATTTAGGGttccaagtttatttatttcaaaaacatgtaCTGTACGTTATTTGGGTTAATAAAAATAGTTGACTTCAATGACCCTTGAGCGGTAACAACTAACGTACTCGCTATCAGCACACAGAACACTACAACTACTGCGACACTGATCACTCCGCGGTACTCCGACACAACAGGTGGAGGACGTGGCGAGCGGCGAGCGACTGTGGGCCGTACCGCTGTCGACACAAGGACCACACTCGCGTGTCGCGAGGACGTGCGGTCTGCACGCGCGGCCACTGCTGACTGCGGGCGGGACGCGGGCGCGGCAGCACTGGCAGTGGGATCGATGTGCGGTGTACTCCGCTCTCCCTCACtcactctctccctctctctctgtCCACCAACCTTCACCATGCACACTTACTCTACCGGCACTGCACCTGGTGTTTATTACTACATTGTCGCTACTAAAAGGTTTCATTCATAAAACAATCATTGCATAAACTTTTTCGTACGATAAACATCTACATTTACAAACAGAGGCTCATAAAATATCTTCATATACAGGTAAGTAATTCccttatatgtttatttaaatactaataaggACATTTATCTAAAGGCTCAAAGAGTCATACTATGTCTAAGAGAGTagttaaccaaaataaaatataatgctacacacatttgttgtaaaatactgatgttattgttctaaattttgtttagtatattgTGTTCCATAagtcttttaaaagtaattttacaaataagatTAAACCTACCATCTTAAAaccataaaacatatataaatacagaagTGGATTCTAAATACTGatagttttttaaacacttaaatttGCTGCATTTGtcacaataatttttcaaaaatgctcgcgtaatatatgtaaaacctgccaattcaaaacatttaatgagATAGATGtaatgataaaatacatttttgcataGTAATATAAACTGTCGCATTAAAATGTCTTTAACTGAATGGATGTAGCTTGTgaactgaaaatattaaacacaatcaAGTTCAGTTTGGTTGGAATCAGTTTAATAATTGTGGTCTCTGTAGTTTACACCAAACGTTGAGATATTTCAAGAGAAAATGTGAAAATTATAGCTGGGAGTTCTGTGTATTGTTGATTAGCCTAATATTGTTTCAATGTTGAAACGTGTTGCCCACACCTGTCGCTTTGAAACCTTAATATAACATAAGACATTAGAtgaaataatataagaaattacaaaaattatatggcacgatatttttacttttacttttgttGTACAGTCGTCCACAGCTGAAATATAACTCAAATATTTCAAACGTTTGAATGGCCACCACCCTGAATAGTTACAAGACAAAAATCATTAGTAGAAATGgtgtttcttttaatttgttaaattcctttaaaaagaAGCTGACTAACGAACACACCACAAACCTATGTATTAACAAACAACTTGTCTCAGCTACACCTGTGTATTCATACACAACTTGTCTCAGCTACACCTGTGTATTCATACACAACTTGTCTCAGCTACACCTGTGTATTAACAAACAACTTGTCTCAGCTACACCTGTGTATTCATACACAACTTGTCTCAGCTACACCTGTGTATTCATACACAACTTGTCTCAGCTACACCTGTGTATTCATACACAACTTGTCTGTCTCAGCTACACCTGTGACGTGACAAACACGACGGGTTTATAGGAGACGAGAGCTCAATAATATGATATAAAGTAGATAATTCGACGATACATCAAGTATTTTGACTGGTATTGTTTAGCCGAGACAGAAGACACTGTCATCGACATCGCTCTGACAATGGACGGAGGAACATAACATAATTTGTCGTTACTGGGACAGGTTTTTTACAGGTTTTCCATAAGCAGCCAACCCACCTCGCTCCATTTGGCGTGGAACAGCCTCCAGTGAGGGA
This Homalodisca vitripennis isolate AUS2020 chromosome 3, UT_GWSS_2.1, whole genome shotgun sequence DNA region includes the following protein-coding sequences:
- the LOC124356556 gene encoding uncharacterized protein LOC124356556 isoform X1, whose product is MVKVGGQRERERVSEGERSTPHIDPTASAAAPASRPQSAVAARADRTSSRHASVVLVSTAVRPTVARRSPRPPPVVSEYRGVISVAVVVVFCVLIASTLVVTAQGYIALSSVLKCSLKVEKWSTVEVK
- the LOC124356556 gene encoding uncharacterized protein LOC124356556 isoform X2, with amino-acid sequence MVKVGGQRERERVSEGERSTPHIDPTASAAAPASRPQSAVAARADRTSSRHASVVLVSTAVRPTVARRSPRPPPVVSEYRGVISVAVVVVFCVLIASTYIALSSVLKCSLKVEKWSTVEVK
- the LOC124356556 gene encoding uncharacterized protein LOC124356556 isoform X3 encodes the protein MVKVGGQRERERVSEGERSTPHIDPTASAAAPASRPQSAVAARADRTSSRHASVVLVSTAVRPTVARRSPRPPPVVSEYRGVISVAVVVVFCVLIASTLLSLQC